The segment GGTATCATGTCAAACATGGCAGCCGAACTTGGCTATGTCGTATTGATTCCTTTAGCAGCCATGATTTTCCACTCATTAGGACGTCATCCATTGGCGGGCCTAGCGGCCGCGTTCTGCGGTGTTTCTGGAGGCTACAGCGCTAACTTACTGATCGGCACCGTTGACCCACTGCTATCGGGCATCACCCAGGAAGCAGCGCGTCTTCTCGACCCCGCTTACATTGTGGGCGCAGAAGCTAACTGGTTCTTTATGTTCGCCAGTACGTTCTTTGTCACCCTTATTGGTGGCTTTGTTACTGAGCGCATCGTCGAACCCAAGCTAGGCAAATTCGATTCCGCCTATGCTGATAGCGACATTGATAACCAGCGCATGGAGGGGCTATCCACATCAGAGAAGCGCGCCTTAAAAGGGACTGGGCTTGCGACACTAGCATTAGCAACTCTAGTCGCGGTCATGGTTGTGCCCGAAAGTGGCATATTGCGAAACCCCGAAACCGGGCTGATTAGCGGCTCGCCCTTTTTGCGTGGCATTGTAGTGATTGTCGCGGTGTCCTTCACCGTATTGGGGTTTGTCTATGGCCGCCTGGCAGGCACCATGCAAAATGATCGCGATATTGTCGATGCTATGGCGAAAAGTATGAGCAGCCTCGGCCTTTATATCGTTCTGGTCTTTTTTGCGGCACAGTTTGTAGCGCTGTTTAACTGGAGCAACTTTGGCACTGTCACAGCCGTTGCCGGTGCCGATCTGCTGCAGTCCTTGGGGCTACGCGGCCCAGGTCTGTTCGCGCTGTTTATTATTATGTGTGCGTTCGTCAACCTATCACTAGGCAGCGCTTCAGCACAGTGGGCAGTAACAGCTCCCATCTTTGTACCGATGCTAATGCTAATGGGCTATGCTCCTGAAGTAATTCAGGCGGCATACCGAATCGGCGATTCGGTTACTAACTTAATTACACCCATGATGAGCTACTTTGGTTTAATACTTGCCGTAGCAACCCGCTATCGCAAAGATATGGGCATTGGTACGTTGGTAGCGATTATGCTGCCCTACACGCTATTTATGCTGATTGGCTGGAGCCTGCTGTTCTTTATTTGGGTATTCGTTTTTGGCTTGCCTGTCGGCCCTGGGTCAGCCACGCATTACACGCTGTAAGCTTTATCAACATATAACGCTCATGGCATAACGCAAAAAGCCCGCCGTTCATGGAACGGCGGGCTTTTTGTTCACAGCGACAAGTACGAGAACTAACTGATCACTCGTCTAGGAACGAACGCAGCGGCTCAGAGCGACTCGGATGGCGTAGCTTGCGCAGCGCCTTTGCTTCGATCTGACGAATCCGCTCGCGAGTAACGTCAAACTGCTTACCCACTTCTTCTAGCGTGTGGTCGGTATTCATATCGATACCGAAACGCATGCGTAGCACTTTCGCTTCACGAGCAGTTAAGCCGCCAAGGACGTTACGCGTTGCTTCGATCAAGCCTTCGCCGGTGGCCATATCAATCGGCAACAGCATAGTGCCGTCTTCGATAAAGTCACCTAAGTGCGAATCGTCGTCGTCACCAATCGGCGTCTCCATAGAGATTGGCTCTTTGGCAATTTTTAGCACCTTGCGTACTTTGTCTTCCGGCATTTCCAGACGTTCGCCCAGTTCTTCCGGTGTTGGCTCGCGGCCCATTTCCTGCAGCATCTGACGAGAAACACGATTGAGCTTATTGATCGTCTCGATCATGTGCACCGGAATACGGATGGTGCGTGCCTGATCCGCGATCGAACGCGTAATCGCCTGACGAATCCACCATGTGGCATAGGTCGAGAACTTGTAACCGCGGCGATATTCGAACTTATCAACCGCTTTCATCAAGCCAATGTTGCCTTCTTGGATTAGATCCAGGAACTGCAGGCCACGGTTGGTGTATTTCTTCGCAATCGAGATTACCAAACGCAGGTTAGCCTCAACCATCTCTTTCTTAGCACGACGTGCTTTCGCCTCGCCGATAGAGAGCTTGCGGTTAACTTCTTTGAGATCGGCCACGGTGAGCTGCACCATGTCTTCTTCAAAGGCAATTTTGCGCTGAGAGCGAGCAATATCGGCGCGCAATGGTTCAAGACGGTCAGCATACTTGGGCTGCGCTTCCTGGAAGGTGTCCAACCATTTTGGATTAGACTCGTACCCAGGGAACGACTTAATGAAGGTTTTGCGCGGTACTTTAGCTTTCTTCACGCACAGCTGCATAACCGCTTTTTCTTGAGCACGCACCTGCTCAACGCTAATACGTACTTGGCCAACCAGACGCTCAAAATGCTTCGGCACCAACTTAATAGGCGAAAACAGCTCGGCTAAACGCGACTGCTCACTTTTAAGCTCCGCACTACCACGACCATATTTCGCCAACGCAGCTTCAACAGCGGCATTCTGCTCACGGATTTGTTCGAAACGAGCTTTCGCTTCTTCCGGATCAGGCCCGCCTTCGCTGGCGGTGCTGTCGTCATCTTCGTCGTCACCGTCGCTGTCGAGATCATCATCTTCGCTCAACTCGGCTTCAGGCTCAGGCTCGGGCACTTCGGCTTCTGCAACGCCTGGAATCCCCTCGTCGGGGTCTATAAAGCCAGAGAACAGATCAGATAAGCGACCAGGCGCTTCTTCATCCTGCGTGGCATCATAGGCATCCAGGATAGAAGCAACAGCGCCAGGCAAATACGCCAGCGCTGACATCACTTCCCGCGTGCCCTCTTCTATCCGCTTGGCGATTTCGATCTCACCTTCGCGGGTTAGAAGTTCAACCGTACCCATCTCGCGCATGTACATGCGCACGGGGTCGGTGGTGCGACCGACGTCGCTTTCCACGGCGGCGAGTGCCGCAACGGCCTCTTCCGCAGCGGACTCGTCCGTGGAGTGATCCGACATCATCAAAGTGTCTTCATCTGGCGCTTCTTCAACGACACTAATACCCATGTCGTTGATCATGCCAATGATGTCTTCCACTTGATCCGGGTCGGCGATATCCTCGGGTAGATGGTCGTTGACCTCGGCATAGGTCAGGTAGCCCTGTTCCTTGCCGCGCGCGATCAACTCCTTCAGACGTGACTGCTGCTGCGCATTTCCAGCCATAGAAACCCTATCTCGACGAAGAAGAATGAAACACCTGGGGCGCTGAATCGATTAAACTCAACAAGCCGAACAGTATAGCGTAAATAGCAGGAATTTTTCCAGCGAAACGTATTTGCGCGGTCATTCAGGTGTGTTAGGTTGTTCGGTTAGGCCAGCGCCTGGCGACTGACCCTTTATTTGGTGCCAACGTCAGGGAAATTCAACCCCAGCGCCTCAAACTCTAATCATTTAAAGACAAACGCTTTAAAGGCTGCTTAGTGCCGTTGAACAAGTTCCATCATTAAGCTTGCCAAACGCTGACGCTGCGCTTTATCTAGCTTTTGCCCAGATCGTTCTAAATCTAGCAACGCCTGGTACTCTTCCTGAGGCGACCGCTTGCGCTGAACCTCTATTAGATGTTCAACCAACCCTGTCAGCTCAGTTTCTCGGGTTCCCTTGGGAATCAGCAGCTCGCGTGACGCCAACTCAGCCAATACCTGCCCTTCATGGCTCCCCTGAAAATGTGCCAACACCACTTGCGGGCTGCGATATCGCCCTGCACGTAGCAACTCAATCAAGTCACGACATAGCGGTGCTTCTTCACTCTCGGGCAGCCAATCCAGGGAGTCCGGCAGCGATGCCACTAAGCCTGGCTCATGCAACAGTAGCTGCACAATACGCGCCACAGTAGAAAGCACTTGCGAGCGACGCTGCTGAGAACGCCCCTTTGGTGACTTTTTACCAGGTGACTTTGCGCTGGCCGACCACTCCTCATGATGCTCAAATGACATCATGTCAGGCGACTCAACTTGCTCCCAGTACACGGTCTCTTGCAAAGACGATTTCTGTGCCTCTTTATGCGTACTGGCAGCTGCGCGCTTATCAAGCAGCGTTTTCAGTTGCGATTGCGCCAACCCACTGCGCTTAGCTAACGCCTCTAATAGTAACGATTTGAGCATGCCTTCAGGCACTTTGTTCAATGCCTCAAGCACCTGACTTGCAAACCGCTCTCGCCCTTCCACAGTATTCAAGTCACGCCCCTGCGCTGCCTGCTCAAAAAGAAACTCAGATAGCGGCATCGCACAGGTAACGCGATCTTGAAATGCGTCGCGCCCTTCACGGCGCACGAGCGTATCCGGGTCATCACCTTCCGGCAGAAACAGGAAGCGCGCTTCACGACCGTCAATCATCTGCGGCAATGCTGTTTCCAAGGCCCGACTGGCTGCTTGACGTCCTGCACGGTCACCGTCAAAACAAAACACCACACGACTGACTAAACGAAATAGTCGGCTTAGGTGGTCTTCTGTTGTAGCCGTCCCCAGGGTTGCGACTGCGTTATTAATACCGTATTGCGCTAGCGCTACTACATCCATGTAGCCTTCAACAATGACAAGCTGTTCAAGCTTACTTGAGGCTTGGCGAGCCTCATACAATCCGTACAGCTCACGTCCTTTGTGAAAGACAGGCGTTTCAGGCGAATTCAGATACTTAGGCTGCTCATCACCCATTACCCGCCCGCCAAATGCGATGGTGCGACCCCTTAAATCCCGAATGGGAAACATCACTCGATCACGAAAGCGGTCATACGTCCGCCCTGTGTCTTCACGGTGAATTAGTAAGCCATACTCTACTTGGACAGGCTCACCAATACCTCGCGCGTTCAAGTGCTGTTTCAAGGCTTCCCACCCGTCAGGCGCATAGCCAATACCATAGGTACTGACAACGTCTTGCGACAACCCACGACCTTGCAGATAACGTTGCGCCCCCTGCCCCTCCTGCATTTTTAACCGCTCTCGGTAAAAACTGGCAGCAAGTTCAAGAAGATTAACGCCCTCTTTGCGCTTTTTTTCGCGCTGCTGGGCGCGCGGATCATCGGCACCTTCACGAGGAACCTCTAACCCTAAACGGCTAGCCAACTGCTCAACCGCATCGGGAAAGGGTAGTTTGTCGTATTCCATTAGAAAGCGTAGCGCATTACCGTGGGCACCACACCCAAAGCAGTGATAAAACTGTTTATCAGCGCTAACCGTAAACGATGGAGTTTTCTCTTGATGGAAAGGACATAGCCCAGAATAGTTACGCCCGGCCTTTTTAAGCTGCACACGCTCACCAACCACCTCGACCACATCAACGCGGCCTAACAGGTCATCGATAAAACGTTGTGGAATTTGGCCTGCCATGAACTGCGGGCATCCTCGCGCAAAGCGCTAACTCACTTGCCTAGGGTCATCGGGCATATTGCCAAATCACCATAAACAGCGATAAATAAAAACAAAAACAAACGGCCACCTAGTGGCGGCCGCTTGACATCCCTCTTGAGACGACCAGCTAACTGCTCCGGCCCCCTCGGGTACGGATCAATAGAGCCGTTCGAAACGCTTTTGCTCACGCTGAATTTTCTTGGCGTGGCGTTTTACGGCAGCTGCCGCTTTGCGTTTACGCTCAGCAGTCGGCTTCTCATAGTGCTCGCGGCGGCGTACTTCAGAAAGAACACCGGCTTTTTCGCAAGAACGCTTGAAGCGACGCAGGGCGACGTCAAACGGCTCGTTATCACGTACTTTTACAGAAGGCATTAAGCACTCACCTACCTTAAGGAGTCTTGAGTTCGGATAGTACGTACACTTTTAAAAACACAGTGTACGACCCAGTTTTACAGCGCACAGTAGTCTAGTCGTGGTTGGCGATCTTTGCAAATGCTTACGCGCCTTATGCATGAGAATGCTAAACTAGGCGACTGATTAGCAGCGCTGCCTGCCAACCAGCAACTTTTCAACTTACAACGAGTTCTTCAGCTATGCGCGTACTGGGCATTGAAACGTCTTGCGATGAAACGGGCGTCGCGATTTATGACACTTCGCACACTGGAGGCCGCGGCCTGCTCGCCGACGCACTGTATAGTCAAATTGCCATGCATGCCGAGTATGGTGGCGTGGTGCCTGAACTTGCTTCTCGCGACCATACGCGCAAACTGTTGCCGCTGATCGAGCAAGTATTGCACGATGCAAAACTGACGCGTAGCGATCTAGACGGCATTGCCTACACTGCAGGCCCGGGATTAGTAGGCGCACTCATGGTGGGTGCCAGCACAGCGCATGGTATGGCGCGTGCTCTGGATATCCCAGTACTTGGCGTACACCACATGGAAGGCCACCTGTTAGCCCCTATGCTGGAAGATGATGCTCCTGACTTCCCATTCGTAGCCTTGTTGGTCTCTGGCGGGCACACTCAACTTGTCGAAGTACAGGCCCTAGGTCACTACCAGTTACTTGGGGAATCCGTTGATGATGCTGCAGGTGAGGCCTTCGACAAAGCGGCTAAAATGCTCGGGCTCGCCTACCCTGGCGGCCCTCACGTTGCAAAACTTGCTGAACAAGGCAATCCAAAACGTTTCCGCTTTCCACGACCAATGACCGACCGCCCTGGTCTAGACTTCAGTTTTTCAGGATTAAAAACCCACACGCTGACCGCTATTCGCCAATTGGATGCTGCTGGAGAGTTAGACACCCAGGCCAAGGCTGATGTGGCGAGGGCATTTGAAGAAGCCGTAGTAGACACTCTGGTTATCAAATGTCGCCGCGCATTAGATCAAACCGGATTGAAGCGCTTAGTGGTCGCAGGGGGTGTTAGTGCTAACCAGCGCCTGCGCGAACGCCTCGCGGTTGAAACAGAGAAACGCGACGCACGATCTTATTATCCTCGCGGGCGCTTTTGCACCGACAATGGCGCGATGATCGCTTATGTAGGCGCACAACGACTGGCGGCGGGTGAGCATGATGACAATGGCATTATGAAGGCTACGCCGCGCTGGCCGCTGGATACGTTAACGCCTGCCTAACACCTATAGCTCCCTCCTGCCTGCCTAGCCGCGTAGATGCGGCTCTTCTCCGCGGCGGAGGCGGCGAATATTTAACCCATGGCGAGCAAGCACAAGTAGGCTAAACCCACTTACAACCACAACATACTCAGGTGCTAGCCAGGCGCAGGCCAGCGGTGCAACAAATGCACTAACAAGCGACGCTGCCGCTGCCATTCGCAGCCGCCAAGCAAGCAGCATCCAGCACACCGCACTAAGCAGCGCCACGCTAGGCACCAATATCAACAGCACGCCAAATGCACTGGCAACCGATTTACCACCGCGAAACCTATGCCACAGGGGATAGCTGTGGCCTAGCAGAACGGCTAACCCTACTGCTCCCTGCAACCAAACAGGCAGCCCTAGCAATTTGGCTGCCAGTACGGCAGGCGCCCCTTTTAAAGCATCTAGCAATAGCGTGGCAACGGCTAAGCGCGGCCCGTAAAGGCGTAGAACGTTCGAAAACCCAGGGTTACATGAACCGCAATACCGCGGATCTGGAACGCCTGCTAACCGGCATACGCTCAGCGCCGCTAACCAACTTCCGCTCAAGTAGCCCACCACGATCCATATCATTCCGCTCACCACCTTGGCTCTTACCCAGCGTTAGATCGTACCCAGCTGTCGTTTCGCGCTATCCTCAAGTACAATCCCTCGCTTGTTGACGCTAGGGGAAGACCTGTGGATCGCATTTTGATCGAAGCGCTGGCAGTAGATACCGTCATCGGTGTGTACGACTGGGAGCGCACTATTGTTCAGTCTCTGAGCTTAGATTTATCGCTCGCAACGGACATTCGTCCCGCGGCCGCTGCAGACGATTTGAGCCTGACGCTTGATTATGCAGCCATTTGCCAGCGGATCCAGCGCTTTGCTGACGAACACAAATTTGCTCTCGTCGAGACATTTGCCGAGCGCCTAGCCGAGTGCTTACAGCAAGAATTTCCCATTATCTGGCTGCGCCTTACCGTACGCAAACCGGGGGCCGTTCCACAAGCCGCTAGCGTCGGTCTTGAAATCACCCGCGGCACGCTTCCATGAGCTTGGTTACTCTCAGTTTAGGCAGCAATATTGATCCAGACACCCATATCCGTCTGTGCCTAGACGCGCTTAAAGACACGTTTGGCCATCTTCAAATATCACGCATTTTTGAAAGCGAGCCAGTGGGTTTTAACGATAATCGTAACTTTTACAACCTTGTAGTTGCCTTTGATAGCGATTGGTCGGTGGGTGAGCTTCAGGCGTGGTCTAAGCAACTTGAAATTGCCCATGGCCGAACTCCTGATATGGTTAAGTGCAGCCCTAGGGCACTGGATATTGATCTGCTCACAGTCGGCGGCATTTGCGGCACCGTTGACGGTGTCACTCTGCCCCGGGGGGAAATCACGCACAATGCCTTCGTTCTCCAACCCCTAGCTGAACTGCTACCCGATCAGTATCACCCTATTTATGGTTTATCTTACGCTGCGCTATGGCAGCGATTTGAATTGGGTAGTCAACGTTTATGGGCCATCGACTTTCATTGGCGTGGGCGCTGGGTTTCACAGGCAGACCCTGTACAAAAAGCGGTGTCCGCTCGCTGAGCAAAAGCCTATAACCAGTCCTTACTTAGTGCACATCCATAAGCGCGCTTGCTACTGCTTGTTGGCGGTGCTCTCGTAGCGCCTTACCTAAAGCTGCGCCGCGATACCCTGCTTGCAATAGCCCTTGGGGGTCTACGCTTTGCGCAGCCTGCCACGCTCGGTTCAGCGGTTCGAACTTATCCTCTGCTAAACGCTTGATGAGCTGTAACTGCGCATTAACCTGCGCAGGCTTACGCCAACCATCTAAACGCTCCAGCCAGTGCAGAACGCGTTCGTCGTTTAATGGCTCGGCCAATATGTCCATGCTCAATGCTACATGGCGAGCAAGCTGCGTCACCGCATTGGGCAATCGCAATCTTATCGCCAGCGCATCACGCTGGGCATCATTCAATACCGACACCAGCATCGCGTAGCGCCAGTGAGCCAGTGGAAGTGAGCTGTCGATAGCCACCCGCGGTACCGCCTCAAGCGCCATCGCATCAAGCGCGCCTGCCAGTACAACATCATTCGTTAGCTCAGGCCACCAAGCAGCCAACGCCTCACAATCGCTCAAAGCGGTGAAATAACGACCAGGATTTGGTTCACCCAGCGCTTTTTCGGTTTCCACCCACACTCGTTCCGCAGCAAGGTGGCTAAGCTCACCACTACGGCTTACATCTCGCATTAGCTCAAGGGTTTCTGGTGCAATGGCAAACCCTAAATGCGCATAACGGGCAAGAAAGCGTGAAGTGCGAAGTACCCGCAAAGGGTCTTCACTAAATGCTGAGGACACATGGCGTAATAGGCGCTGCTCAATATCCCGCTGTCCGTTAAAGGGATCGGTCAACTCGCCATCAAAGCGCTGTGCAATTGCGTTGATGGTTAAATCACGTCTTGAAAGATCTTCTTCCAGGGTTACATCAGGGCTTGCGTGTACTTCAAAACCGCCATAACCGTGGCCAGACTTTCTCTCGGTACGTGCTAACGCATACTCTTCGGCGGTATCAGGATGCAGAAATACTGGAAAATCGCGCCCCACTGGTTTAAAGCCACGCTGTTGCATGACTTCTGGCGTAGCACCGACGACGACCCAATCATTATCAACTACCGGCCAGCCTAACAGCGTATCGCGCACTGCCCCGCCAACACGATAAACGTCAAGCCCTTTGGTTTTCGCATCCACCTGGAACACGGCTATCGCCTTTTTTCAATGTCTCGTATTTTAATGTCTCGGCTGGCGGCTAGGTACACTGATGCGCTCTCCTGATTCCAGATTGAGAGCGGTTAACGACCCGCCCCACACGCAGCCAGTATCCAGTGCTTCAACCTTTATCTTTGCGTTCGGAGTGCGGCCCTCTAATGCCGCCCAGTGTCCGAACAACAGTTGAAGCGCATCTGCTCTTGGGTATTGAAACCAAGGTGCAAACCCTTCAGGAGCACTTTCCAAGCCTTCTTTGGCAGCGAAGTCTAGCCGTCCGTTGGTGTCGATAAAGCGCATGCGCGTAAATATATTGACGAGACATCGCAAACGGTCAATTCCTTCCAGGTCGTCATAAAACTGGTCGGGCTGATTACCAAATAGCTGCGTTAAAAATTCACCCGCCGTTTCACTAAGCAAGGCCGCCTGCACTTCTTGACTAAATGATATGGCCTGCTCGGCGCACCACGTTGGTAATACACCGGCATGGGTCATCAGCGTATTGTTTTCATAAACTGCCAATGGCTGGCTTTGCAGCCAATCCAGCACCTGTTCGCGCTGTGGTGCTGCAAGAATATCGCTTAGAGTGTCGTTTTTTTTCAGTTTTCCGCCGCCACGAGCCACCACCAACAGATGAAAATCGTGGTTACCCAGCACACATCGAGCGGCGCTGCCTAACGC is part of the Halomonas sp. GT genome and harbors:
- a CDS encoding AbgT family transporter, which codes for MTNSQNREETLKRGAFTRFLDSVEWLGNLLPHPVTLFAILCLLVVIASGIAGALGVSVADPRPANEGEWIAVNSLLNAEGLRRLVTEMVTNFTSFAPLGTVLVAMLGVGVAEHSGLLSASMRALVLNRSPRIVTYAVVFAGIMSNMAAELGYVVLIPLAAMIFHSLGRHPLAGLAAAFCGVSGGYSANLLIGTVDPLLSGITQEAARLLDPAYIVGAEANWFFMFASTFFVTLIGGFVTERIVEPKLGKFDSAYADSDIDNQRMEGLSTSEKRALKGTGLATLALATLVAVMVVPESGILRNPETGLISGSPFLRGIVVIVAVSFTVLGFVYGRLAGTMQNDRDIVDAMAKSMSSLGLYIVLVFFAAQFVALFNWSNFGTVTAVAGADLLQSLGLRGPGLFALFIIMCAFVNLSLGSASAQWAVTAPIFVPMLMLMGYAPEVIQAAYRIGDSVTNLITPMMSYFGLILAVATRYRKDMGIGTLVAIMLPYTLFMLIGWSLLFFIWVFVFGLPVGPGSATHYTL
- the rpoD gene encoding RNA polymerase sigma factor RpoD, producing the protein MAGNAQQQSRLKELIARGKEQGYLTYAEVNDHLPEDIADPDQVEDIIGMINDMGISVVEEAPDEDTLMMSDHSTDESAAEEAVAALAAVESDVGRTTDPVRMYMREMGTVELLTREGEIEIAKRIEEGTREVMSALAYLPGAVASILDAYDATQDEEAPGRLSDLFSGFIDPDEGIPGVAEAEVPEPEPEAELSEDDDLDSDGDDEDDDSTASEGGPDPEEAKARFEQIREQNAAVEAALAKYGRGSAELKSEQSRLAELFSPIKLVPKHFERLVGQVRISVEQVRAQEKAVMQLCVKKAKVPRKTFIKSFPGYESNPKWLDTFQEAQPKYADRLEPLRADIARSQRKIAFEEDMVQLTVADLKEVNRKLSIGEAKARRAKKEMVEANLRLVISIAKKYTNRGLQFLDLIQEGNIGLMKAVDKFEYRRGYKFSTYATWWIRQAITRSIADQARTIRIPVHMIETINKLNRVSRQMLQEMGREPTPEELGERLEMPEDKVRKVLKIAKEPISMETPIGDDDDSHLGDFIEDGTMLLPIDMATGEGLIEATRNVLGGLTAREAKVLRMRFGIDMNTDHTLEEVGKQFDVTRERIRQIEAKALRKLRHPSRSEPLRSFLDE
- the dnaG gene encoding DNA primase, with the translated sequence MAGQIPQRFIDDLLGRVDVVEVVGERVQLKKAGRNYSGLCPFHQEKTPSFTVSADKQFYHCFGCGAHGNALRFLMEYDKLPFPDAVEQLASRLGLEVPREGADDPRAQQREKKRKEGVNLLELAASFYRERLKMQEGQGAQRYLQGRGLSQDVVSTYGIGYAPDGWEALKQHLNARGIGEPVQVEYGLLIHREDTGRTYDRFRDRVMFPIRDLRGRTIAFGGRVMGDEQPKYLNSPETPVFHKGRELYGLYEARQASSKLEQLVIVEGYMDVVALAQYGINNAVATLGTATTEDHLSRLFRLVSRVVFCFDGDRAGRQAASRALETALPQMIDGREARFLFLPEGDDPDTLVRREGRDAFQDRVTCAMPLSEFLFEQAAQGRDLNTVEGRERFASQVLEALNKVPEGMLKSLLLEALAKRSGLAQSQLKTLLDKRAAASTHKEAQKSSLQETVYWEQVESPDMMSFEHHEEWSASAKSPGKKSPKGRSQQRRSQVLSTVARIVQLLLHEPGLVASLPDSLDWLPESEEAPLCRDLIELLRAGRYRSPQVVLAHFQGSHEGQVLAELASRELLIPKGTRETELTGLVEHLIEVQRKRSPQEEYQALLDLERSGQKLDKAQRQRLASLMMELVQRH
- the rpsU gene encoding 30S ribosomal protein S21, with amino-acid sequence MPSVKVRDNEPFDVALRRFKRSCEKAGVLSEVRRREHYEKPTAERKRKAAAAVKRHAKKIQREQKRFERLY
- the tsaD gene encoding tRNA (adenosine(37)-N6)-threonylcarbamoyltransferase complex transferase subunit TsaD, which produces MRVLGIETSCDETGVAIYDTSHTGGRGLLADALYSQIAMHAEYGGVVPELASRDHTRKLLPLIEQVLHDAKLTRSDLDGIAYTAGPGLVGALMVGASTAHGMARALDIPVLGVHHMEGHLLAPMLEDDAPDFPFVALLVSGGHTQLVEVQALGHYQLLGESVDDAAGEAFDKAAKMLGLAYPGGPHVAKLAEQGNPKRFRFPRPMTDRPGLDFSFSGLKTHTLTAIRQLDAAGELDTQAKADVARAFEEAVVDTLVIKCRRALDQTGLKRLVVAGGVSANQRLRERLAVETEKRDARSYYPRGRFCTDNGAMIAYVGAQRLAAGEHDDNGIMKATPRWPLDTLTPA
- the plsY gene encoding glycerol-3-phosphate 1-O-acyltransferase PlsY, encoding MIWIVVGYLSGSWLAALSVCRLAGVPDPRYCGSCNPGFSNVLRLYGPRLAVATLLLDALKGAPAVLAAKLLGLPVWLQGAVGLAVLLGHSYPLWHRFRGGKSVASAFGVLLILVPSVALLSAVCWMLLAWRLRMAAAASLVSAFVAPLACAWLAPEYVVVVSGFSLLVLARHGLNIRRLRRGEEPHLRG
- the folB gene encoding dihydroneopterin aldolase; translation: MDRILIEALAVDTVIGVYDWERTIVQSLSLDLSLATDIRPAAAADDLSLTLDYAAICQRIQRFADEHKFALVETFAERLAECLQQEFPIIWLRLTVRKPGAVPQAASVGLEITRGTLP
- the folK gene encoding 2-amino-4-hydroxy-6-hydroxymethyldihydropteridine diphosphokinase, whose translation is MSLVTLSLGSNIDPDTHIRLCLDALKDTFGHLQISRIFESEPVGFNDNRNFYNLVVAFDSDWSVGELQAWSKQLEIAHGRTPDMVKCSPRALDIDLLTVGGICGTVDGVTLPRGEITHNAFVLQPLAELLPDQYHPIYGLSYAALWQRFELGSQRLWAIDFHWRGRWVSQADPVQKAVSAR
- a CDS encoding polynucleotide adenylyltransferase — protein: MFQVDAKTKGLDVYRVGGAVRDTLLGWPVVDNDWVVVGATPEVMQQRGFKPVGRDFPVFLHPDTAEEYALARTERKSGHGYGGFEVHASPDVTLEEDLSRRDLTINAIAQRFDGELTDPFNGQRDIEQRLLRHVSSAFSEDPLRVLRTSRFLARYAHLGFAIAPETLELMRDVSRSGELSHLAAERVWVETEKALGEPNPGRYFTALSDCEALAAWWPELTNDVVLAGALDAMALEAVPRVAIDSSLPLAHWRYAMLVSVLNDAQRDALAIRLRLPNAVTQLARHVALSMDILAEPLNDERVLHWLERLDGWRKPAQVNAQLQLIKRLAEDKFEPLNRAWQAAQSVDPQGLLQAGYRGAALGKALREHRQQAVASALMDVH
- a CDS encoding symmetrical bis(5'-nucleosyl)-tetraphosphatase, which translates into the protein MSTYAIGDLHGCHAEFVSLLEKLSFNAANDTLWLVGDLVNRGSASLACLQEVQALGSAARCVLGNHDFHLLVVARGGGKLKKNDTLSDILAAPQREQVLDWLQSQPLAVYENNTLMTHAGVLPTWCAEQAISFSQEVQAALLSETAGEFLTQLFGNQPDQFYDDLEGIDRLRCLVNIFTRMRFIDTNGRLDFAAKEGLESAPEGFAPWFQYPRADALQLLFGHWAALEGRTPNAKIKVEALDTGCVWGGSLTALNLESGERISVPSRQPRH